A window from Aliamphritea hakodatensis encodes these proteins:
- the bamA gene encoding outer membrane protein assembly factor BamA, translating into MKRRFGVLFSLALFAFGTQAETFTVEDIRLEGIQRVEPGVALRYFAIDSGEQVDSAELASATRRLFKTGYFEDIQLERDGDVLVLRVKERPAVSLIRLEGNSVVDDEALLAGLEQTGLKEGDVFKRATLDQIRQDLLRLYVGRGRYGADIQTEVEPLSGNRVALNINVTEGKVATIQHINIVGNTVFEEEELTDLFSLKLPGFWSFFTKSGRYAREKLSGDLERLRSYYLDRGYVNFNIDSTQVSVSPDKKHIFISINITEGEQYSVSSVDVTGDLVVPKEELMEALTISDGEIFSREKVTTSQTAVERKLGDQGYLFANVSPVPELNEEDKTVTLRYFVAPGKRTYVRRINITGNTGTADEAARRTITQMEGAIASSEKIETSKGRIEQTGYFQSVDVDTVPVPGTDDQVDLNYVLEEQNSGSLTAGIGFSRTAGLILNLGLRQENFLGSGKQVGINIEKSDTRKQLSFSYLDPYYTVDGVSRGFDFYFRERNFTNSNVSDYLTDEIGARVNFGYPIDDFQRINFSLGVEQVDLKTNGTNTAQEVFNFIEKEGDSYLNFTTALRWTENKLNRRVFPTRGTYQSAELTVAIPGSDLTYHSERYEYKWYKPLDSVEDWVISARGRLGYAGSLGDNDYPFYRNYFSGGLSSVRGFKTNTLGPRDSQNDAFGGNVQIDGSVELIVPAPFIKDSSSIRTLVFFDVGNVFQTECLAGSTNCDSGIKFDELRYSAGIGFSWLTPVGPLSFALAKPLNSKSGDDEQTFEFALGRTF; encoded by the coding sequence ATGAAACGCAGATTCGGAGTTCTGTTTTCCCTGGCTTTGTTTGCATTTGGTACGCAGGCAGAAACATTCACAGTAGAAGATATTCGTCTTGAGGGGATTCAAAGGGTAGAGCCGGGTGTGGCTTTGCGTTATTTTGCAATTGATTCAGGTGAGCAGGTAGACAGTGCTGAACTGGCCAGTGCGACACGGCGTTTATTTAAAACCGGATATTTCGAAGATATCCAGCTGGAGCGTGATGGTGATGTGCTGGTGTTGCGGGTTAAAGAACGTCCTGCGGTCAGTTTAATTCGCCTTGAAGGTAACAGTGTTGTCGATGATGAGGCGCTGCTTGCAGGTCTGGAGCAGACCGGCCTGAAAGAAGGTGATGTATTTAAACGGGCAACGCTGGATCAGATCCGTCAGGATTTATTGCGTCTCTATGTCGGCCGCGGGCGTTACGGTGCCGATATTCAAACTGAGGTTGAACCGCTGTCCGGTAACCGGGTTGCACTGAACATCAATGTGACCGAAGGTAAGGTCGCGACCATCCAGCATATTAATATTGTTGGTAATACCGTCTTTGAAGAAGAAGAGCTGACTGACCTGTTTAGCCTGAAGCTGCCGGGTTTCTGGTCGTTCTTCACCAAGAGTGGCCGTTATGCCCGTGAAAAGCTCTCAGGTGATCTTGAACGGCTACGTTCATATTACCTGGACCGCGGTTACGTAAACTTTAATATTGATTCTACCCAGGTCTCGGTTTCACCGGATAAAAAACACATTTTTATCAGCATTAATATTACCGAAGGTGAGCAGTACAGCGTCAGCAGTGTTGATGTTACCGGTGATCTGGTAGTGCCTAAAGAAGAGCTGATGGAGGCCCTGACGATCAGTGACGGTGAAATTTTCTCCCGTGAAAAAGTCACGACTTCGCAGACGGCTGTGGAGCGCAAGCTGGGAGATCAGGGGTATCTGTTTGCCAATGTAAGCCCTGTGCCTGAATTGAATGAAGAGGATAAGACAGTCACTTTGCGTTACTTTGTCGCGCCTGGTAAACGTACCTACGTACGCCGGATTAATATTACCGGTAATACCGGGACTGCGGATGAAGCAGCTCGTCGGACGATTACACAGATGGAAGGGGCAATTGCCTCTTCAGAAAAGATCGAAACCTCGAAAGGTCGCATCGAACAGACCGGTTATTTTCAGTCGGTCGATGTTGATACAGTACCTGTGCCTGGTACTGATGATCAGGTAGATCTGAATTATGTGCTCGAAGAACAGAACTCTGGTAGCTTAACGGCAGGTATCGGTTTTTCCCGTACGGCGGGTCTGATCCTGAATCTGGGGTTAAGGCAAGAAAATTTTCTGGGATCCGGTAAGCAGGTTGGCATTAATATTGAAAAATCGGATACCCGTAAGCAATTGTCTTTCAGTTATTTAGATCCATACTATACAGTTGACGGTGTGAGCCGTGGGTTTGATTTCTATTTTCGTGAACGAAACTTTACCAACAGTAATGTCAGTGACTATCTGACCGATGAAATCGGCGCGCGGGTAAACTTCGGCTATCCGATTGACGATTTTCAGCGTATCAATTTCAGTCTTGGGGTTGAACAGGTTGATCTGAAGACTAATGGTACCAATACTGCTCAGGAAGTATTCAACTTCATCGAAAAAGAAGGCGATAGCTATCTGAACTTCACGACTGCATTGCGCTGGACAGAAAATAAACTTAACCGCCGGGTCTTCCCAACCCGCGGTACGTATCAGAGCGCTGAATTAACGGTGGCGATTCCGGGCAGTGATCTGACGTATCATTCCGAGCGTTATGAATATAAGTGGTACAAACCGCTGGACAGTGTTGAAGATTGGGTTATCTCTGCCAGAGGTCGTTTAGGGTATGCAGGCTCATTGGGAGATAATGATTATCCGTTCTACCGGAACTACTTCAGCGGTGGTCTGTCTTCTGTACGGGGTTTTAAGACCAATACTCTGGGTCCAAGGGACAGTCAGAATGACGCATTTGGCGGTAATGTGCAGATTGACGGCAGTGTAGAACTGATCGTACCGGCGCCGTTTATCAAAGACTCATCTTCTATTCGTACACTGGTGTTCTTTGATGTCGGTAATGTATTCCAGACCGAATGTCTGGCCGGTAGCACGAACTGCGACTCGGGGATTAAGTTTGATGAATTACGTTACTCGGCGGGTATCGGCTTTAGCTGGCTGACACCGGTAGGTCCGTTGTCATTTGCGCTGGCAAAACCTCTGAACTCCAAGTCCGGGGATGACGAACAAACATTTGAATTTGCGCTGGGCCGGACTTTCTAA
- the lpxA gene encoding acyl-ACP--UDP-N-acetylglucosamine O-acyltransferase, translating to MIHPQAIVESGAKLADDVEVGPWSYIGADVEIGAGCRIGPHAVIKGPTKMGKNNRVFQFSSIGEDCQDKKYQGEPTELVIGDDNVFREGCTIHRGTVQDNSITIIGSDNLFMANAHVAHDCVVGSHNIIANNAALAGHVHLGDYIILGGFTAVHQFCHIGSYSMCGAGTVVLQDIPAFVMCNGNSAKPHGINSVGLRRKGYSDDAIRTIKRAYRLIYRSGLKLDEALAELQELVVDCVEVQLIIDSLKSSERGIIR from the coding sequence TTGATTCATCCACAAGCGATAGTTGAGTCCGGCGCTAAGCTGGCTGACGATGTTGAAGTAGGTCCCTGGAGCTACATCGGTGCGGATGTTGAGATTGGTGCCGGGTGCCGTATTGGTCCCCATGCGGTGATAAAAGGCCCGACTAAGATGGGCAAAAATAACCGTGTGTTTCAGTTCTCCAGCATTGGTGAAGACTGTCAGGATAAGAAGTATCAGGGTGAACCTACTGAACTGGTAATTGGTGACGACAACGTATTCCGTGAAGGTTGTACAATTCACCGGGGGACGGTTCAGGATAACAGTATTACGATAATTGGCAGTGATAATCTGTTTATGGCCAATGCGCATGTCGCGCATGACTGTGTCGTGGGCAGCCATAATATTATTGCGAATAATGCCGCGCTGGCCGGTCATGTTCACCTGGGGGATTATATTATCCTGGGGGGCTTTACGGCGGTGCATCAGTTTTGCCATATCGGCTCATACAGTATGTGTGGTGCTGGTACTGTCGTGCTGCAGGATATTCCCGCTTTTGTTATGTGTAATGGTAATTCAGCTAAGCCCCATGGTATTAACTCGGTTGGATTGCGCCGTAAAGGTTATAGTGATGATGCTATCCGTACGATTAAACGGGCCTACCGGTTAATCTACCGCAGTGGCTTAAAACTGGATGAAGCGCTGGCTGAACTGCAGGAGTTGGTCGTTGACTGTGTGGAAGTACAGCTGATTATTGATTCACTTAAATCTTCTGAGCGGGGCATCATCCGCTAA
- a CDS encoding OmpH family outer membrane protein, with product MNVFKSIGLVVALGLSSSAMADKVATLSVQQALLSSQAAEVFRQTMTEEFKPQAAQLAELEKQVKQMQGDLQSAQAAGASQADLQQKNLQFQKLVTEYQRQGQEMQLQQREREQAFLKKMRPRLDAVIRDMIEKGGYDVVINKQSTIYAKPELDITAKVVELLNKQ from the coding sequence ATGAATGTTTTTAAATCAATAGGTTTGGTTGTAGCGCTTGGTCTGAGTTCATCTGCGATGGCTGACAAAGTGGCGACCCTGAGTGTCCAGCAGGCACTTTTAAGTAGCCAGGCTGCAGAAGTATTTCGCCAGACAATGACGGAAGAGTTTAAGCCACAGGCAGCACAGTTAGCTGAACTGGAAAAGCAGGTCAAGCAGATGCAGGGTGATCTGCAGAGTGCGCAGGCAGCCGGTGCCAGCCAGGCGGATTTGCAGCAAAAGAATCTGCAGTTTCAAAAACTGGTAACTGAATATCAGCGTCAGGGCCAGGAGATGCAGTTGCAGCAGCGTGAGCGTGAGCAGGCATTCTTAAAGAAAATGCGTCCGCGGCTGGATGCTGTTATCCGCGATATGATTGAAAAAGGCGGTTACGACGTTGTAATCAATAAACAATCCACTATTTATGCCAAGCCTGAGCTGGATATCACAGCGAAGGTTGTTGAATTACTGAATAAGCAATAA
- the dnaE gene encoding DNA polymerase III subunit alpha: protein MNNTPGFVHLRLHSEFSLVDGLVRIKELMGAVKQQQIPAIALTDQTNLFGLIKFFKAATGTGVKPIFGSDVWVVNSLEDDEAHRLTLLAMNETGYRNLTELISLAYEQGQNVLHDRAVILKDWIAAQPEGMIALSGAKEGEIGKALLAGSDEADAILAQWQTMFPQRFYLEIQRTDRTNDEECVHASVQLAQRSGCPLVATNEVMFISPDDFEAHEARVCINQSRTLEDPTRPKDYSETQYLKSAEEMQALFADIPSAVANTVQIAKRCNLQLDLGTYYLPKYPIPEGMTMDEFFADVSWKGLEERLDILLDKDAEDYAEKRKPYEDRMNFELDIITQMGFPGYFLIVMDFIQWGKDNGVPVGPGRGSGAGSLVAYAQKITDLDPLEYDLLFERFLNPERVSMPDFDIDFCMDNRDKVIDYVAETYGRDAVSQIVTFGTMAAKAVVRDVARVQGKAFGLADKLSKLIPFEIGMTLSKAMEEEPMMREFVESSEEAQEIMDMAYKLEGVTRNVGKHAGGVVIAPTKLTDFAATYCDEHGQGLVTQFDKGDVEEAGLVKFDFLGLRTLTIIDWAVKTIDRIRAKSGEEPLDIALIDLEDPVTFDLLQSAETTAVFQLESSGMKDLVNRLKPSRFEDIVALVALFRPGPLQSGMVDDFINRKHGLAELAYPHADYQLESLQPVLEPTYGIILYQEQVMQIAQVMAGYTLGGADMLRRAMGKKKPEEMAKQRVSFLEGSENNNIDRDLAGNIFDLVEKFAGYGFNKSHSAAYALVSYQTAWLKAHYPAPFMAAVLSSDMQNTEKVVIFIEECRTMELPLVLPDVNCGEYMFTVNDDGEIVYGLGAVKGVGEGPIESIVEARQEGPFKDIFDFCKRVGSKKINKRVMEALVRCGALDKLGPDRAQLWAAIPEALKAADQSERNQSAGMFDLFGDMEAEDPRDPYADYMKLRCWTDKERLQGEKDTLGLYVTGHPIDEYESELPNIISKRIVELQPARGQQQKMLGLVVDIRMKKTKKGDPLCFITLDDRTSRIEITLFGDSFDEHRHLLNKDAILLVEGEIAHDDYSGRTKVRASKVIDITQARARYASHIQVNCQADQLKERQLKVLEQLLEGAKGASAVSVALQYSREDASARVYLGDDWKVEPTDEVLLKLKDQFGGDAVSVCY from the coding sequence ATGAATAACACCCCCGGTTTTGTCCATCTTCGTCTGCACAGTGAATTCTCACTGGTTGATGGTCTGGTTCGTATCAAAGAGCTGATGGGGGCTGTTAAACAACAGCAGATACCGGCAATAGCGCTGACAGACCAGACGAACCTGTTTGGCCTGATTAAATTTTTTAAGGCGGCCACCGGTACCGGTGTGAAGCCGATTTTCGGGTCGGATGTCTGGGTGGTAAACAGCCTTGAGGATGACGAGGCGCACCGGCTTACCCTGCTGGCGATGAACGAGACCGGTTACCGTAACCTGACTGAACTGATCTCACTGGCGTATGAACAAGGCCAGAATGTATTGCATGACCGTGCAGTTATCCTTAAAGACTGGATCGCTGCGCAGCCGGAGGGGATGATTGCCCTGTCCGGTGCTAAAGAAGGTGAAATCGGTAAAGCCTTGCTTGCTGGCAGTGATGAGGCCGATGCCATCCTGGCGCAGTGGCAGACTATGTTCCCGCAGCGCTTTTATCTGGAGATTCAGCGAACCGACCGCACCAATGATGAAGAGTGTGTACATGCTTCGGTTCAGCTGGCGCAGCGCAGCGGTTGTCCGCTGGTGGCAACTAACGAAGTTATGTTTATCTCACCGGATGACTTCGAGGCGCATGAGGCCCGGGTCTGTATTAACCAGAGCCGTACACTTGAAGATCCTACCCGGCCAAAGGATTACAGTGAAACCCAGTATCTGAAATCTGCGGAAGAAATGCAGGCGCTGTTTGCGGATATCCCTTCCGCGGTTGCCAATACCGTACAGATAGCTAAACGCTGTAATCTGCAACTTGATCTTGGTACCTATTACCTGCCGAAATATCCGATTCCGGAAGGCATGACCATGGACGAGTTTTTTGCCGATGTGTCATGGAAAGGTCTGGAAGAGCGTCTTGATATCCTGCTGGATAAAGATGCTGAAGATTACGCAGAAAAGCGTAAGCCCTACGAAGACCGGATGAATTTTGAGCTGGATATTATCACCCAGATGGGTTTCCCCGGTTACTTCCTGATCGTAATGGACTTTATTCAGTGGGGTAAGGATAACGGCGTGCCTGTAGGCCCTGGCCGGGGTTCCGGTGCGGGTTCATTAGTGGCCTATGCACAGAAAATTACCGACCTTGATCCTCTGGAATACGATCTGCTTTTTGAGCGATTCCTGAACCCAGAGCGGGTATCGATGCCTGACTTCGATATCGATTTCTGTATGGATAACCGCGATAAGGTTATCGATTACGTCGCAGAAACCTATGGCCGTGATGCGGTATCTCAGATTGTTACTTTCGGTACCATGGCGGCAAAGGCGGTGGTGCGGGACGTTGCCCGGGTGCAGGGCAAGGCATTTGGTCTGGCGGATAAACTGTCCAAACTGATCCCTTTTGAAATAGGCATGACGCTCAGCAAGGCGATGGAAGAAGAGCCGATGATGCGTGAGTTTGTGGAGTCCAGCGAAGAAGCGCAGGAAATCATGGACATGGCCTATAAGCTGGAGGGGGTTACCCGTAACGTCGGTAAACACGCCGGTGGTGTGGTAATTGCCCCGACCAAGCTGACAGACTTTGCCGCCACCTATTGTGATGAGCATGGGCAGGGGCTGGTTACTCAGTTTGATAAAGGTGATGTTGAGGAGGCCGGACTGGTTAAGTTCGACTTCCTGGGTTTGCGGACCCTGACCATTATCGACTGGGCGGTAAAGACCATTGACCGGATTCGGGCGAAAAGCGGCGAAGAGCCGCTGGATATCGCGCTGATTGACCTGGAAGACCCAGTTACTTTTGATTTGCTGCAGTCCGCTGAGACCACGGCGGTTTTCCAGCTTGAGTCCAGCGGTATGAAAGATCTGGTAAACCGGCTGAAACCAAGCCGCTTTGAAGATATTGTCGCACTGGTAGCGCTGTTCCGTCCGGGGCCGCTGCAGTCCGGCATGGTAGATGACTTCATTAACCGAAAGCACGGTTTAGCTGAGCTTGCCTACCCCCATGCGGATTACCAGTTAGAGAGCCTGCAGCCTGTATTGGAGCCTACCTACGGCATCATCCTGTATCAGGAGCAGGTAATGCAGATTGCTCAGGTGATGGCAGGCTATACCCTGGGTGGTGCGGACATGCTGCGCCGGGCGATGGGTAAGAAGAAACCCGAAGAAATGGCCAAGCAGCGGGTTTCGTTTCTTGAAGGATCGGAAAATAACAATATTGACCGGGATCTGGCCGGTAATATTTTCGATCTGGTGGAAAAGTTCGCCGGTTATGGTTTTAACAAGTCTCACTCCGCCGCTTATGCACTGGTGTCCTATCAGACGGCCTGGCTGAAAGCGCATTATCCTGCGCCTTTCATGGCAGCGGTATTGTCCTCTGATATGCAGAACACCGAAAAGGTGGTGATCTTCATTGAAGAGTGCCGGACCATGGAGTTGCCACTGGTACTGCCGGACGTGAACTGTGGCGAATATATGTTTACCGTGAATGATGACGGTGAAATTGTTTACGGTTTGGGGGCGGTAAAGGGCGTGGGTGAAGGCCCGATTGAGTCGATTGTTGAAGCCCGTCAGGAGGGCCCGTTTAAGGATATTTTTGACTTCTGTAAACGGGTTGGCAGTAAGAAGATCAACAAACGTGTTATGGAAGCCCTGGTTCGCTGTGGCGCACTGGATAAACTCGGTCCGGACCGTGCCCAGCTGTGGGCTGCCATTCCTGAAGCGCTGAAAGCAGCTGATCAGAGTGAGCGCAATCAGAGTGCCGGTATGTTTGATCTGTTCGGTGATATGGAAGCCGAAGATCCCCGTGACCCTTATGCAGACTACATGAAGCTGCGTTGCTGGACGGATAAAGAGCGTCTGCAGGGTGAGAAAGATACCCTCGGCTTGTATGTAACCGGTCATCCGATTGACGAATACGAGTCAGAATTGCCGAATATTATTTCCAAGCGAATCGTTGAGTTACAGCCGGCCCGGGGCCAGCAACAGAAAATGCTGGGGCTGGTGGTAGATATCCGGATGAAGAAAACCAAGAAGGGTGATCCGCTGTGCTTTATTACACTGGATGACCGGACGTCCCGGATAGAAATTACGCTTTTCGGTGACAGTTTTGATGAGCATCGCCATCTGCTGAACAAAGATGCGATCCTGCTGGTCGAAGGTGAAATTGCACACGATGATTATTCAGGCCGGACTAAAGTTCGGGCCAGTAAAGTCATTGATATCACTCAGGCCAGAGCCCGGTATGCATCGCATATACAGGTGAACTGTCAGGCAGATCAGCTGAAAGAACGTCAGCTTAAGGTTCTTGAGCAGTTACTCGAAGGGGCGAAAGGCGCTTCTGCCGTGAGTGTCGCTTTGCAGTACAGCCGGGAAGATGCATCTGCACGGGTGTATCTGGGGGATGACTGGAAAGTGGAACCGACAGATGAGGTGTTACTGAAGCTGAAGGATCAGTTTGGTGGTGATGCTGTGTCTGTTTGTTATTAA
- the rnhB gene encoding ribonuclease HII: MQIQGVDFRSHQLVAGVDEVGRGPLVGKVVAAAVILDPDNPVAGLTDSKKLTEKKRELLYPEIQEKALAWAIAWADVAEIDALNILHASMLAMSRAVNQLSPVPEYALIDGNRCPQGLVCPSEAIVKGDLKEPAISAASILAKVYRDREMKALDKIYPQYGFAKHKGYPTALHLAQLEKYGPISEHRRSFKPVARLLEQHTV, encoded by the coding sequence ATGCAAATACAGGGGGTTGATTTCCGCAGCCATCAGCTTGTCGCCGGTGTGGATGAAGTTGGCCGTGGGCCGCTGGTCGGGAAAGTGGTTGCCGCAGCAGTGATTCTTGATCCGGATAACCCTGTTGCCGGCCTGACCGATTCAAAAAAACTCACCGAAAAAAAACGTGAACTGCTGTACCCTGAAATTCAGGAAAAGGCACTTGCCTGGGCGATTGCCTGGGCTGATGTTGCTGAGATAGATGCGCTGAATATCTTACATGCATCTATGCTAGCCATGAGCCGGGCCGTTAATCAGCTATCACCGGTGCCTGAGTACGCACTGATCGATGGCAACCGTTGTCCGCAGGGGCTGGTTTGTCCGTCAGAAGCCATCGTCAAAGGGGACCTGAAGGAGCCGGCAATCAGTGCCGCGTCTATCCTGGCAAAGGTCTACCGGGACCGGGAAATGAAAGCGCTGGATAAAATCTATCCACAGTATGGTTTCGCCAAACATAAAGGGTATCCGACAGCCCTGCATCTGGCGCAACTTGAAAAATATGGTCCTATTTCTGAGCACCGGCGCAGCTTTAAGCCCGTGGCCCGATTACTCGAACAACATACTGTTTAA
- the fabZ gene encoding 3-hydroxyacyl-ACP dehydratase FabZ: MMDVNEIRKYLPHRYPFLLVDRVVELIPGESIVAYKNVTINEPFFNGHFPDHPVMPGVLIVEAMAQAAGILGFKTMDKTPQDGSIYYFVGSDKLRFKRPVVPGDQLQLEASIVSEKRGIWKFDVKATVNGELASSATILCADRKV, translated from the coding sequence ATGATGGATGTTAATGAGATCCGCAAATATTTACCCCACCGTTATCCTTTTTTATTAGTCGACAGGGTGGTTGAGCTGATCCCCGGGGAATCCATCGTTGCTTATAAGAACGTTACGATTAACGAGCCATTTTTTAACGGACATTTTCCTGACCATCCGGTAATGCCGGGTGTGCTGATTGTTGAAGCCATGGCGCAGGCGGCAGGTATTCTTGGTTTTAAAACCATGGATAAAACTCCTCAGGACGGCTCTATTTATTATTTTGTCGGTTCCGATAAGCTGCGTTTTAAGCGCCCTGTGGTGCCTGGTGATCAGTTGCAACTTGAAGCCAGTATCGTTTCCGAGAAACGTGGGATCTGGAAGTTTGATGTTAAAGCGACCGTGAATGGCGAGCTTGCGAGCTCCGCAACAATTCTTTGTGCTGACAGAAAGGTTTAA
- the lpxB gene encoding lipid-A-disaccharide synthase has translation MKVAVVAGEASGDILGAGLIRALRKSYPDLEVRGIGGELMQDEGCHSLYPMERLSVMGLVEVLGRLRELLNIRKQLTQQLTDWQPDVFIGIDAPDFTLNLEGKLRSAGIPTVHYVSPSVWAWRSKRVFKILNTTDLMLTLLPFEARFYEQHNMPVRFVGHPLANMIDLQPDQPDARRQLGISENEQLIAVMPGSRGGELKYLARPFLDTVRWLLDRNPDLHFILPAANQTRYDTLQELLQSEYKDLPVRLHLKESRLVMQASDAILMASGTVTLEAMLLKKPMVVAYKMASLTYRILSRLVKTPYISLPNLLAGEKLVPEVLQDDVRPEVLGPLVEQALQDSRQQGPVTQRFHDLHLELRQNADERAAEAVLQLVADKRGGA, from the coding sequence ATGAAAGTTGCTGTCGTAGCCGGTGAGGCGTCAGGGGATATCCTTGGCGCTGGTCTTATCAGAGCGTTACGCAAATCTTATCCAGATCTTGAAGTCCGTGGTATCGGTGGTGAACTGATGCAGGATGAAGGCTGTCATTCGCTGTATCCGATGGAGCGGCTGTCAGTCATGGGGCTGGTTGAAGTGCTGGGCCGGCTCAGAGAGCTTCTTAACATCCGTAAGCAACTGACGCAGCAACTGACCGACTGGCAGCCTGACGTCTTTATTGGCATAGATGCACCGGACTTTACCCTGAATCTGGAAGGAAAATTGCGTTCTGCAGGTATTCCTACCGTACATTATGTCAGCCCGTCAGTGTGGGCCTGGCGCAGTAAGCGGGTATTTAAGATTCTTAACACAACCGATCTGATGTTAACGCTGTTGCCTTTTGAAGCACGTTTTTATGAACAGCATAATATGCCAGTCAGATTTGTGGGCCACCCGCTGGCAAACATGATTGATCTTCAGCCGGATCAGCCTGACGCGCGCCGCCAACTTGGCATTTCTGAAAATGAGCAGCTGATTGCGGTTATGCCGGGCAGCCGGGGCGGGGAGCTGAAGTACCTGGCCCGTCCATTTCTGGACACGGTTCGCTGGTTGCTGGACAGAAATCCTGATTTACATTTCATTCTTCCGGCAGCAAATCAGACCCGTTACGACACCCTTCAGGAACTGTTGCAGTCAGAATACAAGGACTTACCTGTCAGGCTGCATCTGAAAGAATCCCGTTTAGTGATGCAGGCAAGTGATGCCATACTGATGGCGTCTGGCACGGTTACCCTTGAGGCGATGTTACTTAAGAAGCCGATGGTGGTGGCTTATAAGATGGCGTCACTGACGTATCGGATTTTGTCCCGTCTGGTGAAAACCCCCTATATCTCGTTGCCAAATCTGCTGGCAGGGGAGAAGTTAGTGCCTGAAGTGTTACAAGATGATGTTCGTCCTGAGGTCTTAGGGCCGCTGGTCGAGCAAGCGCTGCAGGACAGCAGACAGCAGGGACCGGTGACTCAGCGATTCCATGATTTGCACCTTGAGCTTCGTCAGAATGCCGATGAGCGTGCAGCAGAGGCGGTTTTACAGCTGGTTGCTGATAAGCGGGGAGGCGCCTGA
- the lpxD gene encoding UDP-3-O-(3-hydroxymyristoyl)glucosamine N-acyltransferase, which translates to MQYSLQELAKYLDATLEGGEADINGLATLEQADAGQLTFFHSAKPRYLQQLKKCRAGAVLVSEVHKALVPTACLIVDDPYIAYARVSRLFSGADDMQVGGVAGSAVVAPTATLATDVILGPNVVVGANCKIGAGVSVGANTVLGNDCEIGAGSVIQPNVTFYSDVTVGENCRIHSGAVIGADGFGFAQDNGQWLKIYQLGGVRIGDCVEIGAGTTVDRGALDHTFIGNGVIIDNQVQIAHNVVIGDNTAIAGCTAIAGSTHIGEACTVAGACGITGHLEIAAGTHITAMSLVSKNIDSAGAYSSGTVAEPHSQWKRNVVRFRQLDEMSRKLKTLEAEFKQYKAKVDPNDGC; encoded by the coding sequence TTGCAGTATTCATTACAAGAGTTAGCGAAATATCTGGATGCGACGCTTGAAGGCGGTGAGGCGGATATTAACGGGCTTGCCACTCTTGAGCAGGCGGATGCCGGGCAACTGACGTTTTTTCACAGTGCCAAACCCCGTTATTTGCAGCAGTTGAAAAAGTGCCGTGCGGGTGCCGTTTTAGTCAGCGAAGTGCATAAAGCACTGGTACCAACCGCTTGCCTGATTGTTGACGATCCTTACATCGCCTATGCCAGAGTGAGCCGCTTATTCAGCGGAGCTGATGATATGCAGGTGGGAGGTGTCGCGGGTAGTGCGGTAGTCGCGCCGACGGCAACGCTGGCTACAGATGTTATTCTCGGGCCGAATGTGGTTGTGGGTGCAAACTGTAAAATTGGCGCTGGCGTTTCAGTGGGTGCGAATACTGTACTGGGCAATGACTGTGAGATCGGTGCCGGTTCGGTTATTCAGCCCAATGTGACGTTTTATAGCGACGTAACAGTTGGTGAAAATTGCCGTATTCACAGCGGCGCGGTGATCGGTGCAGACGGTTTTGGGTTTGCACAGGACAATGGTCAGTGGCTTAAGATATATCAGTTAGGCGGTGTCCGGATCGGAGACTGCGTAGAGATCGGTGCAGGTACGACGGTTGATCGTGGTGCGCTGGATCATACTTTTATTGGTAACGGTGTTATTATCGATAATCAGGTGCAGATAGCGCACAATGTTGTCATCGGTGATAATACCGCCATTGCCGGCTGTACTGCCATTGCCGGCAGTACCCATATAGGTGAGGCCTGTACAGTGGCTGGTGCCTGCGGTATTACCGGGCATCTTGAAATTGCCGCAGGTACACACATCACGGCGATGTCGTTAGTCAGTAAGAATATTGATTCCGCCGGGGCTTATTCCTCCGGTACGGTTGCAGAACCACATTCACAATGGAAACGGAATGTTGTCCGTTTTCGTCAGCTGGACGAGATGTCCCGTAAGCTGAAAACGTTAGAAGCAGAATTTAAGCAATACAAAGCAAAGGTTGATCCGAATGATGGATGTTAA